The following coding sequences lie in one Oncorhynchus nerka isolate Pitt River linkage group LG14, Oner_Uvic_2.0, whole genome shotgun sequence genomic window:
- the LOC115141632 gene encoding LOW QUALITY PROTEIN: zinc finger protein neuro-d4 (The sequence of the model RefSeq protein was modified relative to this genomic sequence to represent the inferred CDS: deleted 1 base in 1 codon) — protein MNEIEIAGILHVQYGDLQCYIVLSYYIKMATVVQNPLKSQSGGTVIKNSLGEEFYREAIEHCRSYNARLCAERSMRLPFLDSQTGVAQSNCYIWMEKNHRGPGLAPGQLYTYPARCWRKKRRLNILEDPRLGPIEFKIDYEASLKKEGGLPEGPVLESLLSGETLDKKVEAKEEEPMSECQKLLVGDFPHELEAEEMEEDVPKRKNRKNREGRACGVGGMRKRQEPSTIEDRDKPYVCDICGKRYKNRPGLSYHYTHTHLADEEGEEDSERHTLPFQRKNNHKPKKAADGSVIPNGYCDFCLGGSKKTGCPEDLISCADCGRSGHPSCLQFTVNMTAAVRTYRWQCIECKSCSLCGTSENDDQLLFCDDCDRGYHMYCLSPPMAEPPEGSWSCHLCLRQLKEKASAYITLT, from the exons GCAATCTGGAGGAACAGTCATTAAGaacag TCTGGGCGAGGAGTTCTACAGAGAGGCCATCGAGCACTGCCGCAGCTACAATGCCCGCCTGTGTGCTGAGCGCTCCATGCGCCTGCCCTTCCTGGACTCCCAGACCGGCGTGGCACAGAGCAACTGCTACATCTGGATGGAGAAGAACCACCGcggcccag GTTTGGCCCCAGGACAGCTGTATACTTACCCTGCCCGCTGCTGGCGCAAGAAGAGACGGTTAAACATTCTGGAGGACCCGCGCCTCGGACCCATTGAGTTTAAGATCG actacGAGGCGTCTCTGAAGAAGGAAGGGGGCTTGCCGGAGGGGCCGGTGTTGGAATCACTGCTCAGTGGAGAGACTCTGGACAAGAAGGTGGAGGCCAAGGAAGAGGAACCTATGAGCGAGTGCCAG AAGTTGCTGGTCGGTGATTTCCCCCATGAACTGGAAGCGGAGGAGATGGAAGAGGACGTCCCCAAACGCAAGAACCGCAAGAACCGCGAAGGACGG GCCTGTGGTGTAGGGGGTATGAGGAAGAGACAAGAACCCAGCACCATTGAGGACAGGGACAAGCCGTACGTCTGTGACA tctgTGGGAAGCGCTATAAAAACCGCCCGGGCCTGAGCTAccactacactcacacacacctagcggacgaggagggagaggaggactctGAGCGACACACCCTGCCCTTCCAGCGCAAGAACAACCACAAGC CTAAGAAAGCTGCAGATGGGTCGGTCATCCCTAACGGCTACTGTGACTTCTGCCTGGGCGGCTCCAAGAAGACCGGCTGTCCCGAGGACCTCATCTCCTGTGCCGACTGTGGACGCTCAG GCCACCCGTCCTGCCTGCAGTTCACAGTCAACATGACGGCAGCCGTACGGACCTACCGCTGGCAGTGTATCGAGTGCAAGTCCTGCAGCTTGTGTGGCACCTCCGAGAATGAC GATCAGTTACTATTCTGTGATGACTGTGACAGAGGCTACCATATGTATTGCCTGAGCCCCCCTATGGCGGAGCCCCCAGAGG GGAGCTGGAGTTGCCATCTGTGTCTGCGGCAGCTTAAAGAGAAGGCCTCGGCCTACATCACCCTGACCTAA